One window of Herpetosiphon gulosus genomic DNA carries:
- a CDS encoding proton-conducting transporter membrane subunit: MTFLLMFCLPLVMAAVCFALRQQQGLVQILAIGTTILLGWVIWQVPVDQPLSIVGVSMTVREINRLFLLAVAGSFAITFIVATRVAHGENFVVIGLIIFSLINAALTIDVQSPFLITLLLLATGLAIILAQVDLPIGSSTLLRGRAIGSGLRYLVLMLLAGVLLALCFVLADLENTPDRLSTTSLARPLLALLIVGISLRLAIIPFHSWLPDLLEDSPPLVGILIGMINLAALLFLVSAFQFLLAPGLLTLDPGRLRLVRFFALGSAIGGSLLAIHERPSLRRFLAMLLISDSGMMLFGVVSSTTGLTGALFQAFNQLVLSVVLWTAVALLERPEPTRAAAGDGWLRRRPWASGVFICGVLALLGIPPFNGFASRTLLYQGAAEEGRGYLIALLIATMLGAYAFALVLRDHFLGRAPAAMPEEDLTDFRGLGLPPPPPQRTEPLGATAVAVALLGVCLVIGLYPPLVLDPIIEAVRGLTFVQFL, encoded by the coding sequence ATGACCTTTTTGCTGATGTTTTGCTTGCCATTGGTCATGGCGGCGGTCTGTTTTGCCTTGCGCCAACAACAAGGGTTAGTCCAAATTTTGGCAATTGGCACAACAATTTTGCTCGGTTGGGTGATTTGGCAAGTGCCAGTTGACCAGCCACTGAGCATTGTTGGCGTGAGCATGACGGTGCGCGAAATCAACCGCTTGTTTTTGTTAGCGGTCGCAGGCAGCTTTGCAATCACCTTCATTGTGGCAACGCGGGTTGCCCATGGCGAAAATTTCGTGGTGATTGGCCTGATCATTTTTAGTTTGATCAACGCAGCCCTAACGATCGATGTTCAATCACCGTTTTTGATCACGCTGTTACTACTGGCCACGGGCTTGGCGATTATTTTGGCTCAAGTCGATTTGCCAATTGGCAGCTCAACCTTGCTGCGTGGTCGGGCGATTGGCAGTGGTTTGCGCTACTTGGTATTGATGTTGTTGGCGGGAGTTTTGCTGGCTTTATGTTTTGTGCTGGCCGACCTCGAAAATACCCCCGATCGTTTGAGCACCACCTCGTTGGCGCGACCATTATTGGCTTTGTTGATCGTCGGTATCAGCCTGCGTTTGGCAATTATTCCGTTTCATAGCTGGTTGCCCGATTTGCTTGAAGATTCGCCGCCACTGGTCGGCATTTTGATTGGTATGATCAATTTGGCAGCATTGCTCTTCTTGGTTTCAGCTTTTCAATTTTTGCTAGCACCAGGCTTGTTGACGCTTGATCCTGGGCGATTGCGCTTGGTACGCTTTTTCGCTCTTGGCTCAGCGATTGGCGGTAGTTTGCTGGCCATCCACGAACGTCCATCATTACGGCGCTTTTTGGCCATGTTGTTGATTTCCGACAGTGGCATGATGTTGTTCGGCGTGGTTTCTTCGACGACTGGTTTGACCGGAGCGCTGTTCCAAGCCTTCAACCAACTGGTTTTGAGCGTGGTGCTGTGGACAGCTGTAGCGCTGCTAGAGCGGCCTGAGCCTACTCGCGCGGCGGCTGGCGATGGCTGGTTGCGACGGCGGCCATGGGCTAGTGGCGTGTTTATTTGCGGCGTTTTGGCCTTGCTTGGCATTCCACCATTCAATGGCTTTGCCAGCCGTACCTTGCTCTACCAAGGAGCTGCTGAGGAAGGTCGCGGCTATCTAATTGCCTTGTTGATTGCCACGATGTTGGGAGCCTATGCTTTTGCCTTGGTATTGCGTGATCATTTCTTGGGTCGTGCGCCAGCGGCCATGCCCGAAGAAGATTTAACCGATTTTCGCGGCTTGGGGCTACCTCCACCACCGCCACAACGCACCGAACCATTGGGTGCAACCGCTGTGGCCGTGGCTTTGCTGGGAGTTTGCTTAGTAATTGGTTTGTACCCGCCGTTGGTGCTCGACCCAATTATTGAAGCAGTTCGCGGTCTCACCTTTGTACAATTCCTCTAA
- the thpR gene encoding RNA 2',3'-cyclic phosphodiesterase translates to MSEQWRCFVALDLPKPIQAQLLAIQTELQQLGLPIRWSKPENLHLTLQFLGNVAVELLPDLQTKLTHALATQTAPILSCNTWGYFPNANQPQVVWAGFEQWPSDLLQLQQAVVACSSQIGIIAETRPWHPHITLGYIKERLTKLQITQLSSQLQASQWSVIPVIYATCQLMRSITQPQASSYQSLETWRIDHA, encoded by the coding sequence ATGAGCGAGCAATGGCGGTGTTTTGTAGCGCTCGACTTGCCCAAGCCAATTCAGGCGCAACTCTTGGCGATCCAAACCGAATTACAGCAATTGGGCTTGCCAATTCGTTGGAGCAAGCCCGAAAATCTGCATTTAACCTTGCAATTTTTGGGCAATGTAGCAGTTGAACTGCTACCCGACTTGCAAACCAAGCTAACCCATGCCCTCGCTACCCAAACTGCGCCAATCCTCAGTTGTAATACGTGGGGCTATTTTCCCAATGCCAATCAGCCGCAAGTCGTTTGGGCTGGCTTTGAGCAATGGCCCAGCGATTTGCTGCAACTTCAGCAAGCGGTCGTTGCTTGCAGTAGCCAAATTGGCATCATTGCCGAAACCCGCCCATGGCATCCGCACATCACTTTGGGCTACATCAAAGAGCGTTTAACCAAACTCCAAATTACACAATTATCAAGCCAGTTACAAGCCAGTCAATGGTCAGTAATACCTGTGATATATGCAACCTGTCAACTCATGCGCAGCATAACCCAACCCCAAGCCAGCAGCTACCAATCCCTAGAGACCTGGAGAATCGATCATGCGTGA